The nucleotide window ACATCTTGGACACCCAAGATGACATCTCGGACACCCAAGATCACATCTTGGACACCTAAGATGGAATCTTGCGTACATTTTTTTCAAACGTATGTAAGTAAAATCAAATCATCTAAACATGATTTTTTTTTATTGGTCTCCAAAGTGTTTTGATTTCTCTTGGGGCGCTGCTATTCAAGAGAGATTCTTCTAAGAAACATTTTTATAACTAAATGCACAGGATTGATTTAGACTACTTAAAGGGCTATATTATAGTCGTTAATTAAAAGGAAATAAAATGAAATTCAGTGAAGCAGTAAAACCAATAAGTTATTTAAAAACACATGCCTCTGAAATTATCCGGGATGTTGCAAAAAATCAGAGCACGTTAATAATTACACATAACGGTGAAGCAAAAGTAATTCTTCAGGATGTTAAAGTATATGAAAAAACACAGGAGAGCATTGCTCTGCTAAAAATTCTTGCTTTGAGCGGAAGAGAAATTAAAAAGGTAATTATAAAACATTGGATAAATCGTTTAAGAATGTCCGGAGCCGTATAGATGATTTTAAAAAGAGTCAAAGTGAAGTTCAAAGTTAATATTGCCGCTTCAACTGAGGAGGATTTGTTTGAAATATATCAATACGTTTACTTAAACGATTCAGAAGAAAAGGCTGAAAAATTATATTCGAAATTGTATGAGAAATGTTTGTCGCTTCAAGAATATCCAAATCGCGGACACGTCCCTCCCGAATTAAAACTGCTTGGGGTAAATGATTTCCTGGAACTAAACTATAAACCTTACCGCATTATTTATCAAATTATTGAAAAGGTTGTGTTTGTCCATTGTGTTTTAGATGGGCGCAGAGATATACAAAAATTATTGCAAGAAAGATTGATACGAGAATAAGTACAACTTATAACCAGAGAGCGTTGGTAAACATACTCCTCCAGCTTAAGAGAGAGAACAAATTTTCAGCAGTAACCATTTAGCAGAGAGACTTCTGAAAAATTCAGTTTGTCATTCCCGTGAAAACGGGAATCTACTTATTTTGTATTAGATTCCTGCTTTCGCAGGAATGACAAGCACTATTAATTTAATTTTTCAGAAGTGACACAGAATTATTTACACTTCCCCAAAAAACATTTATCGAAATCACTTTTCCATTTGCTTCAGTGTTTCTATTCTTTCGTCAAGCTGTTTTATTTTGTCGTTCAGTTCAATCAGCTTGGTGTCAATTTCTTTTTCGAATTCTTCTCCGCTCCAATAGCCGCGTTCTTCAAAATAACTTTTGAAAAGCCAGTTGTGTTTAAGTGCTTCCATATTTTCAGCAAGTTTTGAGGCGCCGGATTTTGTTTCTTCGGAAACTTGCAGAAGATTTTTCATCACTGCTGTGATAATGGAATCCTGTTCGGTGCCTTTCACTAGCAGCGAACCGATGACTCCCTCCCCTTTGCGCACGTTATTAAATACTGAATCTATCTGTGAGATAACATCATTAACATTAACAACTGCACCTCGCACGCTGACACCAAGATCAATAAAAAGATTTGAAACTTCATTAAGCTGTTCTGTTATGTTCACAAGACTATTATCGGCGCGTTTGGTAAGATCCGTGGCAGCATTGTAAAGTTCCTCGTCGGTTAAAATTCTTCCGATTGTTCCCTCACCCCTGTTAATCTTGGTTGTAATTTCGGAAAGATCTTTCGTCATCTGTTTTGTGTAGGCAAGAATTCCCTGCGTCTCTTCAATAACATCAGCAAAGCTAAGCGGCTCTTTAGATAAAATAGTACCCCCCTCGCCAACCTGCTCGCTTGAGTTGCTGCCGATTTGAAGAATCACAACTTTGTTGCCGACAAGCCCTTCTGTCTCGATGCTCGCTTTGGTATCTTTTCGAATGAACTGTTCAATGTCGGTTAACAGGCGCATTGTAACGATGATCCTGCCTGTTGTGTCTTTAGCAATGTCTATACTTTTAACGCTGCCTACATCTATTCCGCTGAGTCGAACCGGTGCACCGTTGCGTAAGCCCTCAATATTTTTGAAATAAGTTTTGACGGTAAATGTGGATTTGAAAAGCGCTTCTTTGTTACCGAGCAGAAAGATAATAGTAACCATAAGCACGCTTCCAAGAAAAATAAAAAT belongs to Ignavibacteriales bacterium and includes:
- a CDS encoding MCE family protein, which gives rise to MHKSLKAAKLGIFIFLGSVLMVTIIFLLGNKEALFKSTFTVKTYFKNIEGLRNGAPVRLSGIDVGSVKSIDIAKDTTGRIIVTMRLLTDIEQFIRKDTKASIETEGLVGNKVVILQIGSNSSEQVGEGGTILSKEPLSFADVIEETQGILAYTKQMTKDLSEITTKINRGEGTIGRILTDEELYNAATDLTKRADNSLVNITEQLNEVSNLFIDLGVSVRGAVVNVNDVISQIDSVFNNVRKGEGVIGSLLVKGTEQDSIITAVMKNLLQVSEETKSGASKLAENMEALKHNWLFKSYFEERGYWSGEEFEKEIDTKLIELNDKIKQLDERIETLKQMEK
- a CDS encoding type II toxin-antitoxin system RelE/ParE family toxin, yielding MILKRVKVKFKVNIAASTEEDLFEIYQYVYLNDSEEKAEKLYSKLYEKCLSLQEYPNRGHVPPELKLLGVNDFLELNYKPYRIIYQIIEKVVFVHCVLDGRRDIQKLLQERLIRE